From the Colletotrichum lupini chromosome 10, complete sequence genome, one window contains:
- a CDS encoding major facilitator superfamily transporter yields the protein MTSEKDVETPAGAHGHRGSSSEQGTLTERDTRQNFNASSDLEKGEKTEMEERKSFDDVEDTPDSEPYQEDIVVERIHTGHSHASAKSRLSRIASLASSRRKKEKEQLPPTIHPVSDLDNGLVGWDSQDDPAMPMNFPRRRKWIIIWFLAGITFMTPFASSILAPAIEYLNEDYGNADLTLGTLPVSIYLLGYAVGPLILAPLSEMYGRRPVLTAANFFFCAWLIGCALAPTLDSLIVFRFLTGMGGSGCLAIGGGVIADMIPIAERGTAISIWMVGPLVGPTIAPIVGAFVAQDVGWRWCSWIAFIAATPMALVIAVFNQETNPRVLIDRKVARLRRELNRPELRSVYDDTAPGAAPKSISQVLLRGLVRPIKMLFLSPILFSVSLYCAFAYGVLYLLFSTIPLVFSSTYGFSVGTTGLVYIPLGLGYLIGMACFTLLSDRTVVRMTKANNGVYEPEMRLPDCIYFAALLPVTFFWYGWTAQFHTHWAAPVVGLLPFGIAILGIWQPIQAYVIDAYPAYAASGMAAFTVFRSVVAAFLPMAGPSMYDALGLGWGNSLLGFIAVALIPVPALIYRYGGRLRKWQKLEL from the exons ATGACGTCCGAGAAGGACGTGGAGACGCCGGCCGGCGCCCACGGGCACCGAGGATCCTCTTCGGAGCAGGGCACCCTGACGGAACGGGACACTCGGCAAAACTTCAACGCATCAAGCGATTTGGAAAAGGGTGAAAAGACTGAAAtggaagagagaaagagcTTCGACGATGTTGAGGATACGCCCGACAGCGAGCCGTACCAGGAG GACATCGTCGTCGAGCGCATACATACAGGACACTCCCACGCCAGCGCGAAAAGTCGCCTCTCCCGCATAGCAAGCCTGGCCTCCTCACGCCgcaaaaaggaaaaggagcAGCTCCCTCCCACAATCCACCCCGTCTCCGACCTCGACAATGGCCTCGTCGGCTGGGACTCCCAAGACGACCCGGCCATGCCCATGAACTTCCCCCGCCGCCGCAAGTGGATCATCATCTGGTTCCTGGCCGGCATCACCTTCATGACCCCCTTCGCCTCGTCCATCCTCGCCCCCGCCATCGAGTACCTCAACGAGGACTACGGCAACGCAGACCTCACCCTCGGAACGCTGCCCGTGAGCATCTACCTCCTAGGCTACGCCGTCGGTCCCCTGATCCTCGCGCCCCTCTCCGAAATGTACGGCCGCCGCCCCGTCCTCACGGCGGCAAACTTCTTCTTCTGCGCCTGGCTCATAGGCTGCGCCCTCGCGCCCACGCTCGACTCCCTCATCGTGTTTCGCTTCCTCACGGGCATGGGCGGCTCCGGCTGCCTCGccatcggcggcggcgtcatCGCGGACATGATCCCCATCGCCGAGCGCGGCACCGCAATCTCCATCTGGATGGTGGGACCCCTCGTCGGCCCGACAATCGCTCCCATCGTCGGCGCCTTCGTCGCCCAGGACGTCGGCTGGCGCTGGTGCTCGTGGATCGCCTTCATCGCCGCCACGCCCATGGCTCTCGTCATCGCCGTCTTCAACCAGGAGACCAACCCCCGCGTCCTCATCGACCGCAAAGTCGCGCGCCTCCGCAGAGAACTGAACCGCCCCGAGCTCCGTAGCGTCTACGACGACACCGCCCCGGGCGCCGCGCCGAAGTCCATCTCCCAGGTCCTCCTCCGCGGCCTCGTCCGCCCCATCAAGATGCTCTTCCTCTCCCCCATCCTCTTCAGCGTCAGCCTCTACTGCGCCTTCGCCTACGGCGTCCTCTACCTCCTCTTCAGCACCATCCCCCTCGTCTTCTCCTCCACCTACGGCTTCTCCGTCGGCACCACGGGGCTCGTCTACATCCCCCTCGGCCTGGGCTACCTCATCGGCATGGCCTGCTTCACCCTCCTCTCCGACCGCACCGTCGTCCGCATGACAAAGGCCAACAACGGCGTCTACGAGCCCGAGATGCGCCTGCCCGACTGCATCTACTTCGCCGCCCTCCTCCCCGTCACCTTTTTCTGGTACGGCTGGACCGCCCAGTTCCACACCCACTGGGCCGCCCCCGTCGTCGGCCTGCTGCCGTTCGGCATCGCCATCCTCGGCATCTGGCAGCCCATCCAGGCCTACGTCATCGACGCCTACCCGGCCTACGCCGCCTCCGGCATGGCGGCCTTTACGGTGTTTCGCAGCGTCGTCGCCGCCTTCTTGCCCATGGCGGGACCGTCCATGTACGACGCCCTCGGCCTCGGGTGGGGCAACAGTCTGTTGGGGTTCATTGCCGTTGCGCTCATCCCCGTGCCGGCGTTGATATACCGGTACGGAGGCCGCTTGCGCAAGTGGCAAAAGTTGGAACTTTGA